The nucleotide window CTCCAcactcctctgcctgctggTCCCCTTTGAGTAATTCCCAAACCAATCTGGGTCAAAGAGGAAAGCCACGGCTTCAAGtggaaaaagcagcaacaaaacaacccaaagtggcaaagcagctgagagcagccactGCACCTTCTGCTGAAAGATCTCACGGAGATCAACACCCACAGGAACGACAACACCACAGAACCAAGTGACTGCTGGGGAGAGCAAACCCAGAGCAAACCCTGGGAGCAAATCGTGGCACCAGGCAGGGTCCCCCTGTGCAGcctcaggaaagcagagcaaggctcccagcagagctggggtgcgctgggaagtgctgctgaggCATCAGACAGTGCTGAACAGCCAAGGGTGTGCTGCTgagaccccagccccagctgggctgacAAGGGATCCAGGCTCAGACCCTGAAACgcagcaggctgggggcaggaggcATTAATAACTCATTAATAACTCATTAATAACTCCCCAAGGCAGTCACTGGCATTTacctgtcctgcacagcactCAGGGCCCCCCAAACTGTTCCTGCCCTTTTCACAACTGTTCTcatctcctggctgcagcctccccacAGGGActggtgccagcagagccctgtgtgagCCCTGTGTGGGCTCTGAGAGActctcaggagcagctcctgcaggaccaggggacatgacaggcagcagggaggggatggtTCAATCCttgggagggcagcaggagcagccacagccagggcagctgctccaggggcacaATTCTGCCCctccagcaggctgcaggcacTCTGTGccccctgcagcaccactgGGGGAAGGGGACTTTGGCACTCAAAGTcctgttttcagcagaaataaagaacTGTGTCCACTTGAGACTGAGAACCTGATTTTGTGAGGGTCCCCAGAGGTCacaggctgtggggacaggggggatATCTGCAGCATCGTGGCCTGTCTCCCAGAAAATGGGTGAGGGAAATCTGAGCAATGGGAAATCTGTGGACAGGCTGCAGGAAACTCCACCTGAAGTTCCATAAGGGAGCAAAAGGATTTCTTGGCATGTTGAGAGAGGTATtttcagggaaagggaaatgtggGAAAGTTACCTTGCAGAATCTCTGATGCTTTCAGGACAACAAGAGTTTGCtcaaaagcagcaggacagactCTGCAGGCCCTCACAAACCTCTGGGTTTGTGCATTGCTCACCTGGGGAcccacagggcagagcagagcccaccAGGTCCCTGCCCTTCTCCTAGAGCTCAGGgaagccacagctgtgccagctctgggtcacctgtgcccagtgccaggcagagcagggacctGCCAGCAGGACGAGCTGGCTGCACCCCTGgcacagtcactgccctgggcaaGGACTGAGCAAGGCTGGAgtgagagctgcccctgcccagggctggggtgggtgggagctgggggacCCTGCAGGGACCCTGCAGACCCactccagggacagcagcccagggctccccGGGAGGTTCTGCCCCATTGTCCCAGAGAGGAGAACAGCAAACAATTGCAAATTGCCCCAGGGCCACCAACACTGACTGGCCTGAGCCCCAccctgcagaaaacaaacatgaacCAGGTTCCCACTGGTAACTGCACATGAACTGTGCAGGGGTCTCTGCCCACAGGAGCCTccaggcagccagggcagggcaaggaggggcccagcagctgcagcacatctgggcaagcccagcccaggggacgTGGCCCTGGCCAcgagcagcacagcagaggcacagcccctcctgcacagggctgggcagggctccaGGTGAGgactggctgctccctgccagcacgggctgcaggtgggagctctgctctgctctgccaggcagggcacCTCGGGGGCTGCAGCTTCTTCCCTTGGCTGACACGTTCTGTGCAAAGAAGGAAAGGGTGAAAGTGTCAGGAGTGTGGAAGAAGAATAGTGAGGGAAGCACCAGTCCCAGGGAGGGAGCTGAAGCCACAGCAGGGATGTCCCCAAAGGCCACCCATcactgccaggctgggtgaAAATCCCAGCTTTTTGAGACCCATGCTATCAGAAATGTACATTTCTCTCATTTCAGGTCCTATGGGCTCTTCTGCTCAGCTTGGGTCTTCCTAATGACACCTTAATTTGATGGAACAGACCCCAGGTAAATCCCACTGAGCTCCCTTTACCTCTGCCCATGAAATCCACCTGGTGAATCTTCCATTTCCCCTTGGATTTCTGGAATGGGTGAGacctgcactgccctgccaccccagagcagcagcaaatgtGGAGATGGGCACCAGTGTTTGACAAAGGTTAACTGGGAaaaatgcagggctggggtggctgggctgggagctgcagagagaacTGCTGGGGCTGACCtgtcaccagccctgccctcctcacCACCCACAGCTGCATTTAGGGTGCTCCAGGGCACAGCATGGATCCCACAAGCAATAACCagagtgagcagctgtgcatggctgagcacagctggccCCCAAGGAGCCTTttggcagcacacagagcagatCAAACCTCACCTGCAAGCTCATGGCCTCCTCCTGCTAGTGGCTCTGTGGAAGAACAGAACTGGGTTTGCAAACAAGTCACAAaatcccttctcttccctccctcagGGGCCCCACAACACCCCAaacctgagctgggcagggacaggagtgctcagcacccccaaacctgagctgggcagggacaggagtgcacagcaccccaaatctgagctgggcagggacaggagtgcacagcaccccaaatctgagctgggcagggacaggagtgctcagcaccccaaatctgagctgggcagggacaggagtgctcagcacccccaaacctgagctgggcagggacaggagtgcacagcaccccaaacctgagctgggcagggacaggagtgctcagcaccccaaacctgagctgggcagggacaggagtgctcagcaccccaaacctgagctgggcagggacaggagtgctcagcaccccaaacctgagctgggcagggacaggagtgcacagcaccccaaacctgagctgggcagcaccCCCAGACCTGTTCTGGGCAGGGGGACACGAGTGCACCCCCAGGACACCCTGGCACCCACCATGCTGGAGCTGCCGTGGCTGAGCTTGTCAAAGCGAAACTTCAGGTTGGACCTGGGAGAGTTCCTGTTCTTTACATCTGCTGGAGggagaggacaaaaaaaataaaaatagtaaacTGTGAGCAGAAATATTGGCTGCACTCGCCCAGACAGGCACTTCAGTGGGATGTCAGGAGTGCTACCAATATTTAGTCTGCCTTGGCTGAATGTTTGGCAAAAGCTGCACGTTAAGTGTTTGCCATGGAACAAATTGAGGCTTAATTACATTTCACTTCTCCTGGAAATGCCACTGAAAAGGCTTCAAGGAATGACTGATCCATATAATGTATGGGTGGATTTTCATGTTCTTGGCagggaaaatacaaaataaacacTTCAAGCATTACAAGGGGCTGGTTTAAGGGTTCAGAaaatcattaattaattaaggaggaggagctgtgggtgcctgCACTCCTTGGCCCCATTTTGCCTGTAACACTCTGAGTTTCAGGGCTGTTTGTGCCTCCTGGCTGTTTCACAAACAGCTCCTCAGCTGACAGAGGGTCccatgtggctgctgctgccttgtggcTCCCTGTGCTCGAGGAATCAGAGCCCTGGGGAGTTCTGACCACGGCcacccctgtgtcactgcagtgtcaccccaggacgggccagcacagagctgctcctgccctctgAGCTGCACCTCAGTGTGGGAATCAGCCCCTGAaatggatggagctgctgctggcagcacagcaatGGAGCCAGGACACGGGGAGCTGCTTGTGGATTAAATAATTGTGAGTCATGGCTCAGCCTCTGGAGACAAGAGTTTCCAGGACTACTGCACACGCCTGTCAGGGGAGACAGAGGGGATAAAGGCACAGCaagagccagccctgctctctgatTGAGAGAGGAAACAAATTCCCCATGCAAGCACAGAACCAGAGCTCTGGGGCCATCTCTCCAGAACAGCCTGCCAGGATGTGGCTgccaggtgagcacagccctatcccagagccacagccccatcccagagccacagccccatcccagccccacagctccatccctgtgccacagccccatccctgtgccacagccccatcccagagccacagccccatccctgtgccacagccccatccctgtgccacagccccatcccagccccacagctccatccctgtgccacagccccatccctgtgccacagccccatcccagccccacagccccatccctgtgccacagccccatccctgtgccacagccccatcccagccccacagccccatccctgtgccacagccccatccctgtgccacagccccatcccagagccacagccccatccctgtgccacatccccatcccagccccacagccccatccctgtgccacagccccatcccagccccacagctccatccctgtgccacagccccatccctgtgccacatccccatcccagagccacagccccatccctgtgccacatccccatcccagccccacagccccatccctgtgccacagccccatccctgtgccacatccccatccctgtgccacagccccatcccagagccacatcccgatccctgtgccacagccccatcccagagccacagccccatccctgtgccacagccccatcccagagccacagccccatcccagagccacagccccatccctgtgccacagccccatcccagagccacagccccatccctgtgccacagccccatccctgtgccacagccccatcccagagccacagccccatccctgtgccacagccccatcccagagccacagccccatcccagagccacagccccatcccagtgccacagccccatcccagccccacagccccatccctgtgccacagccccatccctgtgccacagccccatccctgtgccacagccccatcccagccccacagccccaccacagagccacagccccatccctgtgccacatccccatcccagccccacagccccatcccagtgccacagccccatcccagccccacagctccatccctgtgccacagccccatccctgtgccacagccccatcccagagccacagccccatccctgtgccacagccccatcccagagccacagccccatcccagagccacagccccatccctgtgccacagccccatcccagagccacagccccatcccagagccacagccccatccctgtgccacagccccatcccagccccacagccccatcccagagccacagccccatccctgtgccacatccccatcccagagccacagctccatcccagacccacagccccatccctgtgccacatccccatcccagagccacagctccatcccagacccacagccccatccctgtgccacatccccatccctgtgccacagccccatcccagccccacagccccatcccagagccacatccccatcccagagccacatccccatcccagagccacatccccatcccagagccacagccccatccctgtgccacatccccatcccagccccacagccccatccctgtgccacagccccatccctgtgccacatccccatcccagccccacagccccatcccagccccacagctccatcccagagccacagccccatccctgtgccacagccccatcccagagccacagccccatcccagagccacagccccatcccagccccacagccccatcccagccccaggccaggggctctggggggctccaAGAcccgctgtccctgtccctgtcccgccCCCGGCCCGTCCCCCACCTGTGGGGCTCCTGCTCATGATGACAGGCGTGGCCTGTGCCCCGCCGGGGCTGTCGCTGCCGGGGCTGGCGCTGTACACGAACACGTCCTGCCTGAAGGGTGAGGCGGTGGAGGGCTGGCTCCCCTGCTcgcacacacacagagcacacggCTTGGCCTGCAGCCCCCCGCCCGGGCACACCGAGCCTCGCTGCGGTGTCACAACCACAGCATGGTTTGGGCTCTTGGCTTGCCAGGGACTGCAAGGACCCTTCAATcgctgccatgggcagggacagcgcCCACGAGCTGCTCCCAGTTGTGTCCATCCCGGcctggacactccagggatggggcagccgcagctccccagtgtccccccaggctcagccacccccctccccacagcaggtGGGGTGAAGCCCCTcatggcagcagtgggagcccggggggctggcacagagccgggtctgggggcagaggggagccctgggggctggcacagagccgGGTCTGGGGGCACAGAGCCGGGTCtgggggctggcacagagctgggtctgggggcacagagccgggtctgggggcacagagccgggcctgggggcacagagctgggtctgggggcacagagccgggtctgggggcacagagctgggtctgggggcagaggggagcccgggggtctgggggctggcacagagcccggtctgggggcacagagccgggtctgggggcacagagctgggtctgggggcacagagccgggtctgggggcagaggggagcccgggggtctgggggctggcacagagccgGGTCTGGGGGCAGAGGCAGCCCGGCTCGGCAGGCGCTGGCACCCACCACGCTCTCGTACTCCTCCAGGGTCTCGCTCTCCCCCGCCgtgctgctgaagctgctggtgctggaggaggaacGGGAGATGTTCGAGCGCCCGTTCTCTTTCAGCTTGAGAAAAGGCCTGGGGAGAGGCGGACGGAAGGAAGGGCGGGGGGTGTCACCAGGGCAGGGCCCGGGGgctgacagggacagggagtgaCCCTCCTGCACCACAGGAACAGCCTTTGGGGTGCTCCTGCACACAGCCACGGGAACAGCCTCGGGGTGACAGGCACACACCTCCTGACACCCACAGAACAGCCCAGGGGTGACAGCCACACAGCCTCTGACACCCACAGAACAGCCCAGGGGTGACAGGCACACACCCTCTGACACCCACAGAACAGCCCAGGGGTGACAGGCACACACGTCCTGACACCCACAGAACAGCCCAGGGGTGACAGGCACACACCTCCTGACACCCACAGAACAGCCCAGGGATGACAGGCACACACCCTCTGACACCCACAGAACAGCCCAGGGGCGACAGGCACACACCCTCTGACACCCACAGAACAGCCTCGGGGTGACAGGCACACACGTCCTGACACCCACAGAACAGCCCAGGGGTGACAGGCACACACCCTCTGACACCCACAGAACAGCCCAGGGGTGACAGGCACACAGCCACACAGCCTCTGACACCCACAGAACAGCCCAGGGGTGCTCCTGCACACAGCCAGCGTGGGGTGAGGCACTGGGGGTGCCCAGGTCCAGCTGACTTTGCCttggcagggagggacaggcacagccTTCTGTGGcctggggatttgggaagggcaaattttttatttgctcttcTTTGGAAAGATCAAAAAGGAGCTGTGCTCACCAGAATCGTTTCTCCCTTAATACCAAACTTATTTACAGTCAAATTTAGATACGGTTTTCTTTGGCAAACTCCTTGATGCCTGTTGAGCTGTGGTGGAAGGAGGGTGGGCTCCTCCTGGCTCACCTGTCTTTGTTGGGGCAAATTTCAGGGGAGCTGGGGTTGGACGAGGTTTCAGATTTCATCTCTTGGGAGGAATGTCCCAAATCTGGTGTCTTCTGGGCTCCAGAAACGCTGTCACTGGGGCACAAAGGGAAGGTTGCACAAGTTATACAAGAGACTGAAGGATGGTCAGATTGTACCAGCCAATGAAATACAAACTGTGGGGGTTATGAgggtgctctgcagcccccagcacacacTCACCACCTCGTCCTGCTCTCGGCCTGGCTCTCTGAGGTCGTGTGCAGCCGAGGGAACAGCCCTGAGCGGCGCTTGATGGGGCTCCTGGACTGGttcttggcagcagcagctgggacagggggctGGAAGCAGAGAACACCTGGGTGTGAGAGCTCAGAGAACAGCCTGGGTGTGAGCTCAGAGAACAGCCTGGGTGTGTGAGCTCAGAGAACAGCCTGGGTGTGAGCTCAGAGAACACCTGGGTGTGAGCTCAGAGAACAGCCTGGGTCTGAGCTCAGAGAACAGCCTGGGTCTGAGCTCAGAGAACAGCCTGGGTCTGAGCTCAGAGAACACCTGGGTGTGAGCTCAGAGAACAGCCTGGGTCTGAGCTCAGAGAACAGCCTGGGTCTGAGCTCAGAGAACACCTGGGTGTGAGCtcagagaacagcctgagtgtgAGAGCTCAGAGAACACCTGGGTGTGAGAGCTCAGAGAACAGCCTGGGTGTGAGAGCTCAGAGAACAGCCTGGGTGTGAGAGCTCAAAGAACAGCCTGGGTGTGAGAGCTCAGAGAACACCTGGGTGTGAGAGCTCAGAGAACAGCCTGGGTGTGAGCTCAGAGAACAGCCTGGGTCTGAGCTCAGAGAACAGCCTGGGTGTGAGAGCTCAGAGAACAGCCTGGGTGTGAGCTCAGAGAACAGCCTGGGTGTGAGCTCAGAGAACAGCCTGGGTGTGAGAGCTCAGAGAACAGCCTGGGTCTGAGCTCAGAGAACAGCCTGGGTCTGAGCTCAGAGAACAGCCTGGGTGTGAGAGCTCAGAGAACAGCCTGGGTGTGAGCTCAGAGAACAGCCTGGGTGTGAGCTCAGAGAACAGCCTGGGTGTGAGAGCTCAGAGAACAGCCTGGGTGTGAGAGCTCAAAGAACAGCCTGGGTGTGAGAGCTCAGAGAACACCTGGGTGTGAGAGCTCAGAGAACAGCCTGGGTGTGAGCTCAGAGAACAGCCTGGGTGTGAGAGCTCAGAGAACAGCCTGGGTGTGAGAGCTCAGAGAACAGCCTGGGTGTGAGCTCAGAGAACAGCCTGGGTGTGAGAGCTCAGAGAACAGCCTGGGTCTGAGCTCAGAGAACAGCCTGGGTCTGAGCTCAGAGAACAGCCTGGGTGTGAGCTCAGAGAACAGCCTGGGTCTGAGCTCAGAGAACAGCCTGGGTGTGAGAGCTCAGAGAACAGCCTGGGTTCCAGAGCTCAGACCCCAAACACCTGCCAGGAGCTGCGCTGCCTGCTCATCCAAACCCACAGAATGCCAGAATTCATCTTCTACCTCCTTTCACCTTGGGACCAAAACCCCAGGAGGCTTTTTTCTAGTTCTCACACAAAATGAGCCCAACTTGAACAAGGCATCCAAATTCACAGCCTGCTCAAGTGTCCCCCTCACCTTTACCCTTGCTGCCCATGCAGGTGACAGCCAGGCTGAATCAGCAGTGACCTGTGGGTTGTgaggggtggggagaggaagggacaagggacacagggacagaaggacacagggacacagggacaagggacagagggacagagggacacatggacagagggacagaagcACAGAAGGACACATGGCCCGAGGCCAGGCTCACCGAGAAGGTGCCCTTGGTGAGCTCGCCGCCGCTGTGCGCGATGCCCCCGCTCAGGCTGCcggggatggacacagggacacagggacagagggacacatggacacagggacacaggaacaGAGAGACggagggacagaaggacagaagaacagagggacagaagcacagaagcacagaaggacagagggacagaaggacacagggacagaaggacagagggacagaaggacacagggacagaagcACAGAAGGACACATGGCCCGAGGCCAGGCTCACCGAGAAGGTGCCCTTGGTGAGCTCGCCGCCGCTGTGCGCGATGCCCCCGCTCAGGCTGCcggggatggacacagggacacagggacagagggacacagggacacagggacagaaggacagagggacagaaggacacagggacagaaggacacagggacagatgGCCCGAGGCCAGGCTCACCGAGAAGGTGCCCTTGGTGAGCTCGCCGCCGCTGTGCGCGATGCCCCCGCTCAGGCTGCCGGGGATGCCGCCCCCGTGGTGCCTCCTCTGGCTGCCCACCATGGTCTCCATGGAGTGGCTGCGCACCCGGATGGCTCTCTGTGGcacggggacagcagggatCACCAGCCAGCAGGGCACCacctcccacagcccctgcctaGCTGCAGgccctccccaggcacagggacaaaCCTGCCGTGCCTCCCCGAAAGCAGCACACCCTGAGtgctggcagggcctggaggggccCCTTGGGGAGCCCCACAGCATCACAGTGCCCCCACCGCTCTGTGAGAgcaaggctgcagctctggcaccagcactgctggagaggTGCTCAGGAGCTCTGGAGAAGTCACTCCAGAGTGAACACTCACCAGCAGTGTGACGGTGCCAGCTCGTGCTTGCCCCCCTGGGACCAGCTTGGGCACCTGGCAGGctgagcaggcagtgctggcagcagtccccacctcctcctgccccctgcCCTCGGGGACACCTCTTGTCTCTGCCAACCCCAGCGcctttcactgctgctggcagggcaggctTTACCTTGAAGGACTCCAGGAAGCCTCCGTGGCCCCCGTTCTCCAGCTTGTCCTCCTCgggccccagccccagcatggTCTGCGTGTGCCCGTGCAGCTCGTCGTGCAGGTTGTCCAGCAGGGCAGCCCGAGTCCGGTCCTGCAGGGCAcccctggggctgagccaggctccaggggcagcagggaccctggcacagctcctgctggacaGGCCAGTGCCCTGCCCAtggtcaccctgccctgcccatggtcaccctgccctgcccacgGTCACCATGCCCTGCCCACGGTCACCCTGCCCAGGGTCACCATGCCCCCCCCATGGTCACCATGCCCTCTCCATGGTCACCATGCCCTGCCCACGGTCACCCTGCCCATGGTCACCATGCCCCCCCCATGGTCACCATGCCCTCTCCATGGTCACCATGCCCTGCCCATGGTCACCCTGCCCAGGGTCACCATGCCCCCGTCCCCACCAGCACTGACCCAGCACAACAGGGAGAggtggctctgagcagggatgccagagctgcccagccctgctctggcagggacaccagggcagAGTTACCTCCAGCTTGGCAAACTTGTCAGACTTGCAGCAGGCGTTCTCAGCATTGATGAGCTTGGTCAGCAGGAACTCCCGGAACTcggggctctgcagggagaggaaaaggggagagCACTCACACCCCCAGGCTCTCTGTATCTCTGGTGCTGTACCGACCCCAAACCCGAgctcacagcacccagcaccccctcCAGATGGGTTTGAGGTGCTCACTggtgccccagccccagagccactGTCCTGCCTTGCTCAAGTAATGCCAAAACTAATGCAGATCAATTCCACAAGTCCTGTTTTCCCCAAGCCATGGAAACATCTCAGACATGCACATTTACTTTTTTACAGCTTGGAACAAgcttccctcccagctcctaCCTTCTGGAACACTGGTGGGCTTGGCAGGGGTGGACCAAATGAGGGGACATCTTCCCTGGCTGTGACTGACACCTGAGGAGGCAAGAGACACGTTTgtcagggcagcaggacagcagggttTGTGCCACCTACACCCAGGGGATGTGTCAGACTGCTCCAGGGCACATTCAGACCCTGAGCACCACCAAACACGCATTTTATGTTGTACACACACATTATGTAACAGTGCACACCAAACACACCCGTGTgcacctgtgtgtgtccccagcaggactAGCGCTGCCTGCACCCCTGAGCACCCCAGGGCCTCCCCCCTCTCAGGGCAGGATTTCCTCCTCACCTccaacccagccctgcttctgccattccctgtgctgtcactgcctgccctggtcagaaggggctggggcagggctgccctcaCCTTGTACACTGTGTCCCCCTCGGGGTTCTCCACCTGCACCACGATGTAGGCGTGCAGGAAGTTGGAGGCAATCATGTCAGGGACAAACGGTGTGTTCTCCTCTTGGAAGATGATTGCCACGATGTCATTG belongs to Oenanthe melanoleuca isolate GR-GAL-2019-014 chromosome 19, OMel1.0, whole genome shotgun sequence and includes:
- the RAP1GAP2 gene encoding rap1 GTPase-activating protein 2; the protein is MFQRKRSVSFGGYGWIDKTMLASLKIKKQELLGSADVPAQERPLSPPLTAPPTMKSAEFFEMLEKMQAPKLEEQKSGSQKHKEDYIPYPSIDEVLEKGSPYPLIILPQFGGYWIEDPENLGTPTSSDSSLCEEEEESLSPGSYGYRLECKGEARAYRRHFLGKDHLNFYCTASSLGNLILSVKCEETDGTEYLRVILRSKVKTLHERIPLAGFSKLPSIPQIAKAFCDDASGLKFNPVLYPKASQMIVSYDEHEVNNTFKFGVIYQKFRQTQEEELFGNNEESTAFKNFLSFLGDTITLQDFKGFRGGLDVSHGQTGAESVYTVFRDREIMFHVSTKLPFTEGDTQQLQRKRHIGNDIVAIIFQEENTPFVPDMIASNFLHAYIVVQVENPEGDTVYKVSVTAREDVPSFGPPLPSPPVFQKSPEFREFLLTKLINAENACCKSDKFAKLEDRTRAALLDNLHDELHGHTQTMLGLGPEEDKLENGGHGGFLESFKRAIRVRSHSMETMVGSQRRHHGGGIPGSLSGGIAHSGGELTKGTFSPPVPAAAAKNQSRSPIKRRSGLFPRLHTTSESQAESRTRCDSVSGAQKTPDLGHSSQEMKSETSSNPSSPEICPNKDRPFLKLKENGRSNISRSSSSTSSFSSTAGESETLEEYESVGSQPSTASPFRQDVFVYSASPGSDSPGGAQATPVIMSRSPTADVKNRNSPRSNLKFRFDKLSHGSSSMSH